A region from the Melopsittacus undulatus isolate bMelUnd1 chromosome 13, bMelUnd1.mat.Z, whole genome shotgun sequence genome encodes:
- the RFFL gene encoding E3 ubiquitin-protein ligase rififylin isoform X1, with protein sequence MWASCCNWFCLDGSPEEMQPQPEQGARAQAYSNPGYSSYPSPTALEQSCKACGMRFDSSSRKHVCLDCKKNFCTSCSSQADGAPLLCHLCQRFRATAFQREELIKMKVKDLRDYLALHEVSTELCREKEDLVLLILGQQPVITQEDQIRTNSFHTSASGQQDFVILPPTGPASSTSHDASPGSADPVSSSLAQEHEQANGYVPPSQVGLTGVEIAAEAPTEEETQSTDSEDNLVQGRKASLSDLTSIGDINALSVRQLKEILARNFVNYKGCCEKWELLERVTRLYKEKDLQHLVSDTDDQTGGAGLPGMEENLCKICMDAPIDCVLLECGHMVTCTKCGKRMSECPICRQYVIRAVHVFKS encoded by the exons ATGTGGGCAAGCTGCTGTAATTGGTTTTGTCTGGATGGCTCACCTGAAGAGATGCAGCCGCAGCCAGAGCAGGGAGCCAGAGCCCAAGCCTATTCCAACCCTGGGTACAGCTCCTACCCATCTCCAACCGCTTTGGAACAGAGCTGCAAAGCCTGCGGGATGCGCTTCGACAGCTCCTCCAGGAAG CACGTCTGCTTGGACTGCAAGAAGAACTTCTGTACGTCCTGCTCCAGCCAGGCTGACGGTGCTCCCCTCCTCTGCCACCTCTGCCAGCGGTTCCGAGCCACAGCTTTCCAGCGGGAGGAGTTGATAAAGATGAAGGTGAAGGATCTGCGAGACTATTTGGCACTCCACGAGGTATCCACAGAGTTGTGTCGTGAAAAGGAGGACCTGGTCCTGCTCATTCTTGGCCAGCAGCCTGTAATTACCCAGGAGGATCAGATAAGAACAAATTCATTTCATACTAGTGCCTCTGGACAGCAAGACTTTGTGATTCTCCCACCCACCGGCCCAGCATCTTCTACCTCACATGATGCGTCTCCAGGGTCTGCAGATCCTGTCTCAAGCTCACTAGCTCAGGAACACGAACAG GCAAATGGTTATGTGCCTCCAAGCCAAGTTGGTTTGACAGGAGTCGAGATTGCAGCTGAAGCGCCAACAGAGGAGGAGACTCAG TCTACGGACTCCGAAGACAACCTGGTGCAGGGGAGGAAGGCTTCTCTGTCTGATCTGACAAGCATTGGAGACATCAATGCGCTCTCTGTGCGACAGCTGAAGGAAATCCTTGCTCGCAACTTTGTCAACTACAAAGGCTGCTGTGAAaagtgggagctgctggagagggtgACCCGGCTTTATAAAGAGAAGGACCTTCAGCATCTAG TTTCTGACACTGATGATCAAACTG GTGGTGCTGGGCTCCCAGGCATGGAGGAAAACCTCTGCAAAATCTGCATGGATGCACCCATTGACTGTGTCCTGCTGGAATGTGGCCACATGGTCACTTGTACCAAGTGTGGGAAGCGGATGAGCGAGTGTCCCATCTGCCGGCAGTATGTGATAAGGGCTGTCCATGTCTTTAAGTCCTAA
- the RFFL gene encoding E3 ubiquitin-protein ligase rififylin isoform X2, translating into MGLILFPSHYQHVCLDCKKNFCTSCSSQADGAPLLCHLCQRFRATAFQREELIKMKVKDLRDYLALHEVSTELCREKEDLVLLILGQQPVITQEDQIRTNSFHTSASGQQDFVILPPTGPASSTSHDASPGSADPVSSSLAQEHEQANGYVPPSQVGLTGVEIAAEAPTEEETQSTDSEDNLVQGRKASLSDLTSIGDINALSVRQLKEILARNFVNYKGCCEKWELLERVTRLYKEKDLQHLVSDTDDQTGGAGLPGMEENLCKICMDAPIDCVLLECGHMVTCTKCGKRMSECPICRQYVIRAVHVFKS; encoded by the exons ATGGGTTTGATTTTGTTCCCTTCTCATTACCAGCACGTCTGCTTGGACTGCAAGAAGAACTTCTGTACGTCCTGCTCCAGCCAGGCTGACGGTGCTCCCCTCCTCTGCCACCTCTGCCAGCGGTTCCGAGCCACAGCTTTCCAGCGGGAGGAGTTGATAAAGATGAAGGTGAAGGATCTGCGAGACTATTTGGCACTCCACGAGGTATCCACAGAGTTGTGTCGTGAAAAGGAGGACCTGGTCCTGCTCATTCTTGGCCAGCAGCCTGTAATTACCCAGGAGGATCAGATAAGAACAAATTCATTTCATACTAGTGCCTCTGGACAGCAAGACTTTGTGATTCTCCCACCCACCGGCCCAGCATCTTCTACCTCACATGATGCGTCTCCAGGGTCTGCAGATCCTGTCTCAAGCTCACTAGCTCAGGAACACGAACAG GCAAATGGTTATGTGCCTCCAAGCCAAGTTGGTTTGACAGGAGTCGAGATTGCAGCTGAAGCGCCAACAGAGGAGGAGACTCAG TCTACGGACTCCGAAGACAACCTGGTGCAGGGGAGGAAGGCTTCTCTGTCTGATCTGACAAGCATTGGAGACATCAATGCGCTCTCTGTGCGACAGCTGAAGGAAATCCTTGCTCGCAACTTTGTCAACTACAAAGGCTGCTGTGAAaagtgggagctgctggagagggtgACCCGGCTTTATAAAGAGAAGGACCTTCAGCATCTAG TTTCTGACACTGATGATCAAACTG GTGGTGCTGGGCTCCCAGGCATGGAGGAAAACCTCTGCAAAATCTGCATGGATGCACCCATTGACTGTGTCCTGCTGGAATGTGGCCACATGGTCACTTGTACCAAGTGTGGGAAGCGGATGAGCGAGTGTCCCATCTGCCGGCAGTATGTGATAAGGGCTGTCCATGTCTTTAAGTCCTAA
- the LIG3 gene encoding LOW QUALITY PROTEIN: DNA ligase 3 (The sequence of the model RefSeq protein was modified relative to this genomic sequence to represent the inferred CDS: deleted 1 base in 1 codon) — protein MPTGSRTLSQAVRALGRGTELFFHTQVSLARPFLCCAGLPGASLRCWYQLLLQPGSLRSAGRNQRGGAGAFHLSLLVNTWPRQACTAVEAMAEQRYCVDYAKRGTAGCKKCKEKIVKGMVRIGKIVPNPFTESGGDMKEWYHVKCMFEKLDKARATTKKIEDITDLEGWEELQDVEKDLINKHISEANSKAGSTPKKKVIVQAKLTATGQLTTKDPLGLSNPSPKKFSGFTAKPKNSDDISANSSHKSSLSAKQCDPKHKDCLLREFRKLCAMVAEKPSYNVKTQIIQDFLKKGSGGDGFHGDVYLTIKLLLPGVIKVVYNLNDKQIVKLFSRIFNCNQEEMIRDLEQGDVSETIRLFFEQSKCCPPAAKSLLTIQEVDEFLIQLSKLTKEDDQQSVLQHITRRCTGNDLKCIIRLIKHDLKMNAGAKHVLDALDPNAYEAFKASRNLQDVVERVLKNKQEAEKMPGLKRTLSVQASLMTPVQPMLAEACKSIEYAMKKCPNGMYAEIKYDGERVQVHKNGDHFSYFSRSLKPVLPHKVAHFKDFIPQAFPGGQSMILDSEVLLIDNKTGKPLPFGTLGVHKKAAFQDANVCLFVFDCIYFNDVSLMDRPLCERRKFLHDNMVEIPNRILFSEMKHVTKASDLADMITRVIREGLEGLVLKDIKGNYEPGKRHWLKVKKDYLNEGAMADTADLVVLGAFYGQGSKGGMMSIFLMGCYDPKSEKWCTVTKCSGGHDDATLARLQTELDMVKISKDPSKIPKWLKINKIYYPDFIVPDPKKAPVWEITGAEFSKAEAHTADGISIRFPRCTRIRDDKDWKTATNLQQLKELYQLSKEKADFNVTAGEEDESTAGSSGENEGNSRSSTPHSSIKTPPSKSPAKAPKPEESKAVIGSPQKSEEKRGEKRKASEMEDNGKKILLDIFTGVRLYLSPSVKDFDKIQRYFIAYDGDLVTESDTASATHVIGDIDDNPGAKRVSPKWIWECIRKQRLVAPC, from the exons ATGCCCACCGGCAGCAGGACGCTATCGCAGGCTGTGCGGGCGCTCGGCAGGGGCACGGAGCTGTTCTTCCACACACAGGTCTCCTTGGCAAGACCCTTCCTCTGCTGTGCGGGGCTCCCCGGGGCCAGCCTCAGGTGCTGGTACCAGCTGCTGTTACAGCCTGGATCCCTCCGCTCTGCAGGCAGAAACCAGcgtggtggtgctggggctttCCACTTGTCCTTGCTTGTGAACACTTGGCCTCGGCAGGCCTGCACAGCTGTGGAAGCCATGGCAGAGCAGAGGTACTGCGTGGACTATGCCAAGCGCGGCACGGCAGGCTGCAAGAAGTGCAAGGAGAAGATCGTGAAGGGAATGGTGCGCATTGGGAAGATTGTTCCCAATCCTTTCACGGAGTCTGGCGGGGACATGAAGGAGTGGTACCATGTGAAGTGCATGTTTGAGAAGCTGGATAAGGCTCGGGCCACCACCAAGAAAATCGAAGACATCACGGATTTGGAAGGGTGGGAAGAGCTGCAAGATGTGGAGAAAGACTTAATCAACAAGCACATCTCAG AAGCGAATTCCAAGGCTGGAAGTACACCGAAGAAAAAAGTGATAGTCCAAGCTAAGCTCACTGCCACAGGACAACTAACTACAAAAGATCCGTTAGGTCTCAGCAATCCATCACCAAagaagttctctggcttcacAG CCAAGCCAAAGAATTCAGATGATATCTCTGCAAACTCTTCCCACAAGTCCAGCCTATCTGCAAAACAATGTGACCCAAAGCACAAAGACTGCTTGCTGCGTGAGTTCAGGAAGCTCTGTGCCATGGTAGCTGAAAAGCCCAGCTATAATGTGAAAACACAGATCATCCAGGATTTTCTGAAGAAGGGATCTGGAGGAG ATGGCTTTCATGGTGATGTGTACCTGACCATTAAGCTGCTGTTACCAGGTGTCATTAAGGTTGTTTACAACCTGAACGATAAGCAGATTGTAAAGCTCTTCAGTAGAATTTTCAActgcaaccaagaagaaatgaTCCGTGACCTGGAGCAG GGAGATGTTTCCGAGACCATACGCCTCTTCTTTGAACAGAGCAAGTGTTGTCCTCCAGCAGCCAAAAGTCTCCTGACCATCCAAGAGGTAGATGAATTCCTCATCCAGCTATCAAAGCTCACTAAGGAAGATGACCAGCAAAGTGTGCTGCAACATATCACCCGCAG ATGTACAGGCAACGACCTGAAATGCATCATCAGGCTGATTAAGCATGACTTGAAAATGAATGCTGGAGCAAAGCATGT GTTGGATGCTTTGGATCCCAATGCTTACGAGGCGTTCAAAGCATCGCGCAACCTCCAGGATGTGGTAGAGCGAGTCCTGAAGAACAAGCAGGAGGCTGAGAAGATGCCAGGTCTGAAGAGGACCCTCAGTGTGCAGGCCTCCCTGATGACCCCTGTGCAGCCCATGCTG GCTGAAGCCTGCAAGTCTATTGAGTATGCCATGAAGAAGTGCCCCAATGGCATGTATGCAGAGATCAAATACGATGGTGAGCGGGTGCAGGTCCATAAAAATGGAGATCATTTCAGCTACTTCAGCAGAAGCCTCAAGCCTGTCCTCCCACATAAA GTGGCCCATTTTAAGGACTTCATCCCTCAGGCTTTCCCTGGTGGGCAAAGCATGATCCTGGATTCAGAAGTTCTTCTGATTGACAACAAAACTGGCAAGCCCCTTCCTTTTGGGACTCTTGGCGTGCACAAG aaagctgctttccaaGATGCCAAcgtttgcttgtttgtgtttgACTGTATCTACTTCAATGATGTCAGCCTGATGGACAG GCCTCTGTGTGAGCGTCGCAAGTTCCTCCACGATAACATGGTTGAAATCCCCAACCGGATCCTGTTCTCGGAGATGAAGCACGTCACG aaagcttcAGATCTGGCAGATATGATCACCCGAGTCATTCGTGAGGGACTGGAAGGACTGGTGTTGAAAGATATAAAG GGTAATTATGAACCAGGAAAGAGGCACTGGCTGAAAGTGAAGAAGGATTACCTAAATGAGGGTGCCATGGCTGACACGGCAGACCTGGTGGTGCTGGGAGCTTTCTATGGACAAGGCAGTAAAG GTGGGATGATGTCCATCTTCCTCATGGGCTGCTATGATCCCAAGAGTGAGAAATGGTGCACTGTGACCAAGTGTTCTGGTGGCCATGATGATGCCACCCTGGCACGTCTGCAAACGGAGCTGGATATGGTGAAGATCAGCAAG GATCccagtaaaattccaaagtggctaaaaattaacaaaatctACTACCCAGACTTCATTGTCCCGGATCCAAAG AAAGCCCCAGTGTGGGAGATCACAGGGGCCGAGTTCTCTAAAGCTGAAGCCCACACTGCAGACGGGATCTCCATTCGCTTCCCTCGCTGTACCCGCATTCGAGATGACAAAGACTGGAAGACAGCCACCAACCTCCAGCAGCTCAAG GAGCTGTACCAACTCTCCAAAGAGAAGGCTGATTTCAATGTTACTGCTGGGGAGGAAGATGAGTCCACAGCTGGCAGCAGTGGAGAGAATGAG GGGAATTCCAGGTCTTCCACACCACACAGCTCTATTAAAACTCCCCCAAGCAAGTCACCTGCAAAAGCCCCGAAGCCAGAAG AGAGCAAAGCAGTCATTGGATCCCCTCAAAAATCAGAAGAGAAACGAGGTGAGAAGAGGAAAGCATCTGAGATGGAAGACAATGGCAAAAAG ATACTGCTGGACATATTCACTGGTGTGAGGCTCTATCTGTCGCCCTCTGTGAAGGACTTTGACAAAATCCAGCGGTACTTTATAGCATATGATGGGGACCTTGTGACAGAGTCTGACACAGCCTCAGCAACCCACGTTATAGGGGACATTGATGACAATCCTGGTGCTAAGCGTGTGTCTCCCAAGTGGATCTGGGAGTGCATCCGGAAGCAGAGGCTGGTAGCCCCATGCTAG